Part of the Magnetococcales bacterium genome is shown below.
CGCCAGGGGGCCCAGGACTATCTCATCAAGGGCCGTCTGGACGGTTTCATCCTGGGGCGCGCCCTGCGCTACGCCCTGGAACGGCAGAATCTGCTCAACGAACTGGAGCGGCTACGTTTTCGTCAGCGACAGCACCAGGAGATGAGCCAACTGGAAAGCTATTCCAAAAGCACCTCTCCGGAAGGGGGGCGCATCTTCTCACTGGCGCCCAGTTACGGCGCACTGGTGCGTCAGTACGTCTTCGCCTCCCGGGAACGTCAGGCGCGTCCCTCCGCCTCGGTCCAGGGACTGGCCCAACGCCTCGCCGCCATGGGCGCCGGGGCCCGGGATGTGGTGCGTCTGCACGTCAAGGTTCTCAAGGAGACCGGCAACTGGTCCACCAGTGCCGAAGAACGCGCCTTCGGCGTCGATGCCCGTCTGGCCCTGGTGGAACTTTTGGGAAACCTGGCGGACCTCTATCGGGAAACCGCCTTGCACAAAGGAGTCGGCTCGTGAATTCCCCGGATACCCTCCATTTCCGACTCTACGTCGCCGGCTCCAGTCCCGGAGGGCAACGCGCCCTGGCCAGTATCGCCAAGATTCGACAACATCTGTTCGATGAACACATCCAGTTGGAAGTGGTGGATATTCTGATGGAACCGGCAAAAGCGGAGGAAGATCACATCATCGCCGTGCCCGCGCTGGTGCGTCTATCCCCCGCCCCCCGCTACAAGATCATCGGGGATCTTACCAACGCCCCGAACCTGCGGGCCTTTTTTGGATTGTAACCTGGGTAAGAGCGTATTTTTCAAGAAGGAGTTGGGCCATGTCATCTGCCGCCATGGATCTCGATAAAATCCCCACCGGGATCGAAGGCTTCGAACACATCACCATGGGAGGCCTGCCAAAAGGCCGCACCTGCCTGGTTTCCGGCAGCTCCGGCTCGGGTAAAACCATTCTGGCCATGGAATTTCTCTACCGGGGCATCACCCTTTTCGGACGCAAGGGCATCTTCGTCACCATGGAAGAGCGGGTCGAAGATCTGATCCGCAACGTCAGGAAAATGGACTGGGATCTGCAAAGCCTGGTGAACGAAGGCCGGTTGCGCTTCGTGGACGCCACTCCCGAACCGGAACCCCTTCAGGAATCCGGTCCCTACGACCTCTCCGGTCTGTTGACCCGCATCCAGCATGCCGTGGAAACCACCGGGGCCGAGTTGCTGGTCATGGACTCCCTCGGTTCCCTCTTCGGACAATTCAGCTCGCCCTCCACAGTACGTCGCGAGATCTTTCGCATCACCGCCTCGGTGAAAGAGATGGGTATCACCGCCCTTCTCACCGCCGAACGGGAAGGCGAGTACGGCCCCATTTCCCGCTTCGGCGTGGAAGAGTTCGTCTCCGATACGGTGATCATTCTGCGCAACGTACTCAAGGAAGAGAAGTGCCGCCGCACCATCCAGGTGCTTAAAATGCGCGGGGAAAGCCACTTCAAGGGGGAATACCCCTTCACCATCAACACCCACTCCGGCATCAGCATCCTGCCCCTCTCCGCCCGGGAATTGAAACAGTCCTCCTCCACCCACCGGGTCAGTTTCGGCAACCGCACCCTCGACCAAATGGCCGGCGGCGGTCTGTTCCGCGACTCCATCTTCCTGGTCAGCGGCCCCACGGGAGGCGGCAAAACCCTGCTGGCCACCACCTTCGCCGCCGACGGTTGCAGCCACGGGGAGAAGGTTCTGCTCCTGGCCTACGAGGAGTCCCGCGCCCAACTGCTGCGCAATGCCCAGTCCTGGGGCATGGACTTCCGCAAATGGGAAGAGGACGGCCTGCTCAAAGTGGTCTGCCAATATCCGGAAGCCATGGGACTCGAAGATCACCTCCTGCTGATACAGCGGGAAATCGAGCAGTTCCGTCCCAAACGCCTGATCATGGACAGCGTCTCGGCCATGGAACGGGTGGGACCGGTACGCTTTTTCCGGGAATTCGTCATCGGACTGACCTCCTTCGCCAAACAGGAGGAGGTCTGCTCCCTGTTCACCAGCACCACCCCCAAACTCTCCGGCGGGGACTCCATCACCGAAGCCCACATCTCCACCATCACCGACGCCATTTTGCTGCTGCGTTACGTGGAGATCAACGGCATCCTGCGACGGGGTATCGCCGTCATCAAGATGCGCGGCTCCCAGCACGACAAACAGATTCGGGAATTCACCATCGATAATCAGGGACTGCACATCGGCAAACCCTTCACCAACGTTCAGAACATCATCCTCGGGGTGCCCTCCGCTACCGCACCCTCGGAAGGTGAAGAGCTGGAAAGCATGTTCGGTGTCGAATAGACCTGTCGCTTGAGGTTTACGGATATGGACCTTTCACCCCGTGACGGAAACATCTCGGCCTCCCAACTGGACGACCTCGTTCACACCCTGGCGCGCACCATGTCGGATCGGGATGCCCTGCAAACCATTCTGGATGCCATGCTCAACGCGGTCATCGTGGTATCCCCCGACTCCCTGATCGAACGCATGAATCAGACTGCCTGTGACCTGCTCGGCTGCAGTGGCATCAGCATGACAGGACGCCCCATCGACCTTTTCCTGGCCTTGGGCTCCGACTGGAAAGAGTCCTGCATGACCGAAATGGTGCATCAGGGGGCCATTCGCAATCGGGAAGGCCGTTTCTCGGATGTCGTCGGCAACGAGATCCCGGTACTCTTTTCGGGTTCCGTCATCCGATCCCCGCAAGGCCAGGTAAACGGCTTCGTCTGTTCCGCCATCGATCTGCGGGAACAGATCCGCCTGCAGGAAGCCCTGCGGGTCAGCCGGGAAAATTTCCGCTCCATCGTGGAAAAAAGCGCCGACGGCATCCTCATCGTCGACAAGTCCGGGCAGGTGTGCTTTCTCAATCCGGCTGCGGAACGGCTGTTGGGCCGCAACATGGAAGAAATGATGCACCTTCCCTTCGGCTATCCGATCATCGGAGGGGAAGTCACCGAAATCGATGTCATCAACAAAAACGGTGAAGTGGGTATCGCCGAAATGCGCATGGTGGAAACCGATTGGCGCGACAGCCCCGCCATGCTGGTCTCCCTGCGGGATGTCACCGAAAACGTGCGCCTGAGGGAAGAGTTGCAGCAGATGTCCATGGAAGACCCCCTGACGGGATTGAACAACCGTCGGGGTTTCATGATCCTCGCGGAACAAGAGTTCAAAGTGGTCCAGCGTACCGGGGGAGGTCTTTCCATGATCTTCATCGACATGGACGGCATGAAACAAATCAACGACACTCTGGGACACAAGATCGGGGATCAGGCTCTGATCGAAACAGCGGGAGTATTGCGTAAGGTATTCCGCAAATCCGATGTGCTGGCCCGCCAGGGGGGAGACGAATTTCTGGCCCTCTCCTTCCATGAACCACGCGACGACCCCGCATCCACGGCAGAGTTGATCACCCATCGCATCGATATGGAAGTGATACGGCGCAATGCCCTGCCCAATCGGCATTACACCCTTTCCTTAAGTGTCGGAGTCATATCCATTCCCTCCGCCGCTTTGGAAGGAAATATCGAAGAGTTTATCCAGCAGGCCGATGCCACCATGTATCAAGTCAAAATGGCCAAAAAACAGGGTCGAAGCCATTGATCCGGGGAGGGTGACCCCAAATGCCGCCATCACACATCCAGGTTCTGCTGGTTGAAGACAACGCCGACCAAGCCCGGCGCATCGCCGAGGAACTCGCTCCTGGCGAGGGGAGCGTCACCCTCACTCCGGTGGGTTCTCTGCAAGACGCCCTGGTCTGGCTGACCTCACACCCGTGCCAGGCGATTCTCCTGGATCTCAATCTGCCGGACAGCCGGGGTTTATCCACACTGGAGGCCATTCTGGACTCTCGTCCGCTGCTGCCGGTGGTGATTCTGGCGGATCCGGAAGAGCGGGAACTGGCCATTGCCGGTCGTGAGCGCGGCGCGGTGGATTATCTGCTCAAGCAACCGGGCAACCCGGATGGCATCACCTGTTTGCCTCGCACGCTACGTTATGCGCTCGAAAGATCCCGGCTATGCCAGGAGCTGATCGATTCCCGAGAGAGTCTGCGCAACCTGGTCGATCAAAACGTGGACGGCATGCTGGTGGTGGATGCCGAAGGCCGTCTCTGTTTCGCCAATCCGGCAGTTTCCTCCCTCTTCTCGGGCCGACACCTGCAAATGGGTGAACACTTCGGTTTCCCGGTCGTTGCCGGAGGCACCACCGAACTGGATATCGTTCCGGCCCCCGGCCAGGAGCGTCGCGTGGCGGAAATGCGGGTTTCCCACACCCTCTGGGAAGGCAAACCCGCCTATCTGGCCTCTTTGCGGGATATTACGGAACGCAAGAACGTCGAGCGGGAACTGCAACAGGCCAAACAGGCCGCCGAAGTGGCCAATCGGGCCAAAAGCGCCTTTCTGGCCACCATGAGTCATGAGATCCGGACCCCCATGAACGCCATCATCGGCATGGCGGAACTGGTGGAGCAGGCGCCGACTCAGAGCGAACGGCAGGAGGGACTGGCAATCATTCGGGAGGCAGGCCATGCCCTGCTGCTCCTGATCAACGATATTCTTGATCTGGCCAAAATCGAGGCGGGCGAAGTCTCCCTTCACGAGGATATCTTCTCCCCGAACGATATCCTGGAAAGCGTTTGGAACATCATGCGCATTCCCGCCGAAAAGGAAAAAGGCCTGAAACTGACCTATCAAATCGCCCCGGATGTTCCCCTCGCCGTTCGGGGGGATCACCGACGCCTTCGGCAGATTCTCATCAATCTGGTAGGCAACGCCATCAAATTCACCTCCAGAGGCAGCATCACCCTGTCACTGCGGCTGGACCCGGAGGATCCTTCGGGAAGGCATCTTCAGTTTCAGGTGAGCGACACCGGTATCGGCATCTCGCCGCAGAGCCTGGAAATGATTTTCGAGGCTTTCGTTCAGGCCGACGATTCCATCTCCCGCAAATTCGGCGGTACCGGACTGGGGCTGGCCATTTGCAAGCGTCTGGTCGATGTCATGGGAGGTCGCATCGGGGTCGAGAGCCGGGAAGGAGGCGGCAGCACCTTTCAATTCACCATTCTGGCCCCTCCCATGGAGTTCGAGGAGTTTGACCTGGGCCTATTGGAACCACCCTCGCCTTCCGCTGCGCCTTTGGACGAAACGGCAAGGCAGGAAGTCACCCCGGATTACCGAATTCTGTTGGTCGAAGACAACCCCATAAACCAGATCGTCGCCGTTAAATTACTGAAAAGACTGGGATACACCCCCGATATCGCCAACAACGGCGAAGAGGCTTTGCAACGGTTTTCGCAAACGAATTATGACTTGGCCTTTCTGGATGTCATGATGCCCCGGCTGGATGGCTTGGAAACGGTTCGATTGCTGCGGAAAATGGAAAACGAACGACGCGGAAAGAAGTGCGTCGTCGTTGCCTTGACCGCATTTGCCATGGACAGCGATCGCGAACAATGTCTTGCAGCCGGAATGGACGACTATTTGAGCAAGCCGGTCAACAGCGCCGATCTGAAACGGGTACTCCACTACTGGCTGGATTTGAAAGACGATGGCGGCGAAGTGCGGACACTTCGTCCCGAACCTGCCGAAGACCCTGTGAACTGGGCCACTCTGGAGGAGTTGATGGCCGATTTGGAATGCCCACACGAGGGATATTCCCTGATCAACATCTTCCTGATGGCCATGGAAGAGCGGTTGAATGGTCTGGAGGAGGCTGTGGATTTGGACAATGGGGAAAACATCCTGCGTATGGCGCGCAAATTGAAATCCGCCGCTTTGCAGGTGGGAGCACGAAAGGTGGGGCTCCTGGCCGGACAATTGGAGCGATCGGGCCGCAACAATTCCCTGAACAAAACCCGTCCCTTGATGGAATCCCTTCGCCGGGAAATCGCGGAAGCCGGTGAAAGCATTCGCAACAGACTCCTGGCCCTGCAGACGGAATGAAGCCTGGCAAGATTCCACAGGAAGGGCACGAGGGATGAAGTTGCAAAATCCCGTTACCGGACGGTTGGGCTTTCGACCCTTCCAAAGCTGGCTGAACTCGTTGGCACAACCTCGATCCCCATTTCGCCTCAACCATCCGGAATCGGGAAAAGCCTCTGGTTCAGCAAGGCAATCGGGCTGGTTGACGCCCGCAAACTGCCGGGTTTGATGGGCGATTGGGTCATCTACGCGCCACGGCTCAACCGGATTCGGCTCAAGGCCCGCAATCCGGAGATCGTGCGGGGCTACGGTGAAGGAGAAGTCGCCCGGAATCCGGCGCTTGCCTTCCAGTTGACGGAACGGCATATCTGGAAAAGCCTGAAAATGCCTTGCCCGGCGTGAAAGATTGCAGTTGGCGATTTGTTGCAGAGGTGTTGATTTCGAATGGGGATTTGTTATCCTTGCTCTTGACCGGGGGCAGGCTTCAAGGTCGCGAGCGGGAGCGATAACCTTGTAGTCTTATGC
Proteins encoded:
- a CDS encoding response regulator transcription factor, whose product is MVKAPPTGLRKQARILIVEDHPGERELLHENLQEAESAFFSLSPLDASDLTGAVEILEKHVVDLVLLDLNLPDSTSLNTFLYLKERFPDLAVLVLTSLEDELLGIEAIRQGAQDYLIKGRLDGFILGRALRYALERQNLLNELERLRFRQRQHQEMSQLESYSKSTSPEGGRIFSLAPSYGALVRQYVFASRERQARPSASVQGLAQRLAAMGAGARDVVRLHVKVLKETGNWSTSAEERAFGVDARLALVELLGNLADLYRETALHKGVGS
- a CDS encoding circadian clock KaiB family protein, which codes for MNSPDTLHFRLYVAGSSPGGQRALASIAKIRQHLFDEHIQLEVVDILMEPAKAEEDHIIAVPALVRLSPAPRYKIIGDLTNAPNLRAFFGL
- the kaiC gene encoding circadian clock protein KaiC; its protein translation is MSSAAMDLDKIPTGIEGFEHITMGGLPKGRTCLVSGSSGSGKTILAMEFLYRGITLFGRKGIFVTMEERVEDLIRNVRKMDWDLQSLVNEGRLRFVDATPEPEPLQESGPYDLSGLLTRIQHAVETTGAELLVMDSLGSLFGQFSSPSTVRREIFRITASVKEMGITALLTAEREGEYGPISRFGVEEFVSDTVIILRNVLKEEKCRRTIQVLKMRGESHFKGEYPFTINTHSGISILPLSARELKQSSSTHRVSFGNRTLDQMAGGGLFRDSIFLVSGPTGGGKTLLATTFAADGCSHGEKVLLLAYEESRAQLLRNAQSWGMDFRKWEEDGLLKVVCQYPEAMGLEDHLLLIQREIEQFRPKRLIMDSVSAMERVGPVRFFREFVIGLTSFAKQEEVCSLFTSTTPKLSGGDSITEAHISTITDAILLLRYVEINGILRRGIAVIKMRGSQHDKQIREFTIDNQGLHIGKPFTNVQNIILGVPSATAPSEGEELESMFGVE
- a CDS encoding diguanylate cyclase, which encodes MDLSPRDGNISASQLDDLVHTLARTMSDRDALQTILDAMLNAVIVVSPDSLIERMNQTACDLLGCSGISMTGRPIDLFLALGSDWKESCMTEMVHQGAIRNREGRFSDVVGNEIPVLFSGSVIRSPQGQVNGFVCSAIDLREQIRLQEALRVSRENFRSIVEKSADGILIVDKSGQVCFLNPAAERLLGRNMEEMMHLPFGYPIIGGEVTEIDVINKNGEVGIAEMRMVETDWRDSPAMLVSLRDVTENVRLREELQQMSMEDPLTGLNNRRGFMILAEQEFKVVQRTGGGLSMIFIDMDGMKQINDTLGHKIGDQALIETAGVLRKVFRKSDVLARQGGDEFLALSFHEPRDDPASTAELITHRIDMEVIRRNALPNRHYTLSLSVGVISIPSAALEGNIEEFIQQADATMYQVKMAKKQGRSH
- a CDS encoding response regulator, which translates into the protein MPPSHIQVLLVEDNADQARRIAEELAPGEGSVTLTPVGSLQDALVWLTSHPCQAILLDLNLPDSRGLSTLEAILDSRPLLPVVILADPEERELAIAGRERGAVDYLLKQPGNPDGITCLPRTLRYALERSRLCQELIDSRESLRNLVDQNVDGMLVVDAEGRLCFANPAVSSLFSGRHLQMGEHFGFPVVAGGTTELDIVPAPGQERRVAEMRVSHTLWEGKPAYLASLRDITERKNVERELQQAKQAAEVANRAKSAFLATMSHEIRTPMNAIIGMAELVEQAPTQSERQEGLAIIREAGHALLLLINDILDLAKIEAGEVSLHEDIFSPNDILESVWNIMRIPAEKEKGLKLTYQIAPDVPLAVRGDHRRLRQILINLVGNAIKFTSRGSITLSLRLDPEDPSGRHLQFQVSDTGIGISPQSLEMIFEAFVQADDSISRKFGGTGLGLAICKRLVDVMGGRIGVESREGGGSTFQFTILAPPMEFEEFDLGLLEPPSPSAAPLDETARQEVTPDYRILLVEDNPINQIVAVKLLKRLGYTPDIANNGEEALQRFSQTNYDLAFLDVMMPRLDGLETVRLLRKMENERRGKKCVVVALTAFAMDSDREQCLAAGMDDYLSKPVNSADLKRVLHYWLDLKDDGGEVRTLRPEPAEDPVNWATLEELMADLECPHEGYSLINIFLMAMEERLNGLEEAVDLDNGENILRMARKLKSAALQVGARKVGLLAGQLERSGRNNSLNKTRPLMESLRREIAEAGESIRNRLLALQTE